From the Chloroflexota bacterium genome, the window TTTGTGGCTTCCTCGGTGGGCGGCGATGAGTGATGATCCGTTGTCAGAAGCTGCGCCCGCCGTAGCAGGCGGGCGCAGGCTGCTGCCACATCTGAATAGTCCGCTTGGGCAATGGGAGGGCGGGCGATGAAGACGACATCCCACCCCGGCCGAATCTGTGATTGCATCAGGCGAACTGCCTCGCGTAGCCGCCGTTTCACGCGATTTCGCCGAACGGCTGAGCCGACCCGTCGGCTGACGGCGAACCCGAACCGGCTGTACGGTAGATCATTGGGCAGGGCGCGGAGCACAACCAGCGGGTGTGACCACGACCGTCCCTCTCGCCGTACCTGCCAGAACCGCTCCCGATCGTTGAGCCGATAGCGTCGCTTCACCAGCCGTTACACGTAGCGAGCGCCGCGCTCAGGCGTAGTTGCGCTTGCGCGGCGATAGG encodes:
- the rnpA gene encoding ribonuclease P protein component — its product is MKRRYRLNDRERFWQVRREGRSWSHPLVVLRALPNDLPYSRFGFAVSRRVGSAVRRNRVKRRLREAVRLMQSQIRPGWDVVFIARPPIAQADYSDVAAACARLLRRAQLLTTDHHSSPPTEEATNAAGGQE